The Huiozyma naganishii CBS 8797 chromosome 3, complete genome genome contains a region encoding:
- the SWI3 gene encoding Swi3p (similar to Saccharomyces cerevisiae SWI3 (YJL176C); ancestral locus Anc_1.163), with translation MDLEDAGVMQLGSGESGGPGNGDPGTQESTGPLIGGDQSATPQGDSPMDMDEPETRDGQEAQTGLPENLTTQQEEPTTQQEEQTEEPTTLQEEQTGLANDPTTQQTEQTEEPVINQDGPVVDQDGPVIDQEESATLQDQPIIGQDEPATLQDESATLQDGPQFSQDEPHSNQDGLPTDQNEPTTLENGPTTLENGHPMDQDGPGAMQDGPANVQDEPATMQDEPANLQDEPVTMQDEPATLQDAPPTPREETEEPATENGGPQESRNGIEQDEELCVPQSHEIVIPNYASWFHLTKIHQIERKSLPEFFTNRIASKTPEIYVKYRNFMVNSYRLNPNEYFSVTAARRNVSGDAAVLFRVHKFLMKWGLINYQVDAKVLPKNIEPPLTGEYATKHDAPRGYFPFESYKPSVQLPDMSKLKKMMDVDNPRSTLHKYLKEEERKYGAQPTAKSTEPSPSVEAETDQTTSTSLKRELSNDEETGISDRAPKKPKILQSTDEDDWTKNEVISLLQAIQTNGPDWYQIAKTVGTRTPEHCILKFLQLPIEDKFLFQDSGASATGMGPLKYAPHLPFSKSDNPVLSTIAFLVGMVDPKVVQAMTNRGLKALHATKEGDTPGIEGQTKLDNDSKTKTDDDSKVEANEDSKVVTNEDSKVKDDDYNKVEADDDNKVEADIVDKAKEEPTVDTSSKSPAKEATEIALATLGVRSKVFATNEERQLNKLANKLVQIQSHKVNLKLATFDKLEKALELEKKLLQRKQEEFLIQRLSFAKSAHQILEKFSKTTDAVQDEAQRQKLSAHVEQARILLAQPMSLSIGSASQSAAATGSTVGDDNEAETTNEGKSESDIKPISLEAPHFYRYWSG, from the coding sequence ATGGATTTGGAAGATGCGGGTGTGATGCAGCTGGGCAGTGGTGAGAGCGGGGGCCCTGGGAATGGGGATCCGGGGACTCAGGAGAGTACTGGGCCTCTTATTGGGGGAGACCAGAGTGCAACACCCCAAGGTGACTCTCCTATGGACATGGATGAACCAGAAACGCGTGATGGCCAAGAAGCACAGACAGGGCTCCCAGAAAATCTTACTACACAACAGGAAGAACCCActacacaacaagaagagcagACGGAAGAACCCACTACGctacaagaagaacagacaGGACTAGCAAATGATCCTACCACACAACAAACTGAACAGACAGAGGAACCTGTTATCAATCAAGATGGACCTGTTGTTGACCAAGACGGACCTGTCATTGACCAAGAAGAATCTGCTACGCTACAAGATCAACCTATTATTGGCCAAGACGAACCTGCTACACTGCAGGACGAATCTGCTACATTACAAGATGGGCCACAATTTTCCCAAGACGAACCGCACTCAAACCAAGACGGACTTCCGACAGACCAAAACGAACCTACGACACTCGAGAATGGACCTACTACACTTGAGAACGGCCATCCAATGGACCAAGACGGACCTGGCGCTATGCAAGACGGACCTGCGAATGTCCAAGATGAACCTGCTACTATGCAAGATGAACCTGCTAATTTGCAGGATGAACCTGTTACTATGCAAGATGAACCTGCTACTTTGCAAGACGCTCCTCCAACGCCCCGAgaggaaacagaagaaCCTGCGACGGAGAATGGCGGGCCGCAGGAATCAAGGAACGGGATTGAACAGGACGAGGAACTGTGCGTCCCACAATCTCACGAGATCGTCATACCGAACTACGCCTCCTGGTTCCACCTGACAAAGATTCACCAGATCGAAAGAAAGTCCCTGCCAGAGTTCTTTACGAACAGAATAGCGTCAAAGACACCAGAAATCTACGTCAAGTACAGAAACTTCATGGTCAACTCGTACAGACTGAACCCAAACGAATACTTTAGTGTCACGGcagcaagaagaaacgtCTCGGGGGACGCGGCGGTACTCTTCAGAGTCCACAAATTCCTCATGAAATGGGGGCTCATCAACTACCAAGTAGACGCAAAAGTATTGcccaaaaatattgaacCACCTCTGACGGGAGAGTACGCGACAAAACACGACGCACCAAGAGGGTATTTCCCTTTCGAAAGTTACAAACCATCAGTGCAACTGCCCGATATGtcgaaattgaagaaaatgatggaCGTTGATAACCCAAGAAGTACACTCCATAAGTACTtaaaggaggaggaaagaaaatacgGAGCACAACCCACTGCAAAATCGACGGAACCATCGCCGTCTGTGGAGGCAGAGACCGATCAAACGACAAGCACGTCGCTGAAAAGAGAACTCTCaaacgacgaggagacgGGCATCTCGGATCGAGCACCAAAGAAACCTAAAATCTTACAATCCacagacgaggatgacTGGACAAAGAACGAAGTCATCAGCCTCTTGCAGGCAATACAGACAAACGGCCCGGACTGGTATCAGATTGCCAAAACAGTGGGGACAAGGACCCCAGAGCACTGCATACTCAAGTTTTTGCAGTTGCCTATTGAGGACAAATTCCTGTTCCAGGACAGCGGCGCATCGGCAACAGGGATGGGTCCTCTGAAGTACGCCCCACATTTACCTTTCTCCAAGAGTGATAACCCGGTGTTGTCCACAATTGCATTCCTAGTCGGGATGGTCGATCCTAAAGTCGTCCAAGCGATGACTAACCGTGGCTTGAAAGCGCTACACGCCACAAAAGAGGGTGACACTCCAGGAATAGAGGGCCAAACAAAACTGGACAACGATAGCAAGACGAAGACTGATGACGACAGTAAAGTGGAAGCCAATGAAGATAGTAAGGTGGTAACTAATGAAGATAGCAAAGTGAAAGATGATGACTACAACAAGGTGGAAGCCGATGACGACAACAAGGTGGAAGCCGATATTGTCGACAAAGCGAAAGAAGAACCTACTGTTGACACTTCTTCCAAATCTCCAGCAAAGGAAGCCACAGAGATAGCGCTGGCGACCCTGGGTGTCCGTTCCAAAGTGTTTGCGACAAACGAGGAGAGACAGCTAAATAAGTTGGCGAATAAACTCGTGCAGATTCAATCTCACAAAGTTAACCTGAAACTAGCTACATTCGATAAATTGGAGAAAGCACTGGAGCTAGAAAAGAAGTTGCTCCAACGGAAACAGGAGGAGTTTTTGATTCAAAGGTTGTCGTTCGCTAAAAGTGCGCACCAGATACTAGAGAAATTCAGCAAGACGACGGATGCTGTTCAAGATGAGGCGCAGAGACAGAAGTTGTCCGCTCATGTCGAACAAGCGAGGATACTGCTCGCTCAACCAATGAGTCTAAGTATTGGTTCTGCCTCCCAATCAGCCGCGGCTACGGGTTCCACAGTTGGAGACGACAACGAGGCTGAGACAACTAACGAGGGTAAAAGCGAGTCAGATATCAAACCGATTTCTCTCGAGGCTCCACACTTTTATAGATATTGGTCTGGATGA
- the PFD1 gene encoding prefolding complex chaperone subunit (similar to Saccharomyces cerevisiae PFD1 (YJL179W); ancestral locus Anc_1.159), with amino-acid sequence MTTPQLMQEMTASLRSYKVQLDTVNQQLFHIERQDKLAAVTAKELNSYPTDHVWRSCGRAFILQEKDKYVADLSSGEAALKEQMKNLKIKQNYLETSVEKTVGNLKKVLGKNGE; translated from the coding sequence ATGACGACCCCACAGTTGATGCAGGAAATGACGGCCAGTCTGCGGAGTTACAAAGTTCAATTGGACACCGTAAACCAACAGCTGTTCCACATAGAAAGACAAGACAAGCTTGCAGCTGTTACTGCGAAAGAGTTGAACTCATACCCAACAGACCATGTGTGGAGGTCCTGTGGCCGGGCATTTATCTTACAGGAGAAGGACAAGTACGTTGCCGATCTCAGCAGCGGTGAGGCAGCGCTAAAGGAGCAAatgaagaacttgaagatcaaGCAGAATTACTTGGAGACGAGTGTTGAGAAGACAGTTGGtaacttgaagaaagtatTGGGCAAAAACGGTGAGTGA
- the RPL17B gene encoding 60S ribosomal protein uL22 (similar to Saccharomyces cerevisiae RPL17B (YJL177W) and RPL17A (YKL180W); ancestral locus Anc_1.161) — MARYGATSTNPAKTASARGSYLRVSYKNTRETAQAISGWELTKAQQYLDQVLDHKRAIPFRRFNSSIGRASQGKEFGVTKARWPAKSVKFIQGLLQNAAANAEAKGLDGTKLFVSHIQVNQAPKQRRRTYRAHGRINKYESSPSHIELVLTEKEETVKKAAEKKMVRYTSRQRGKIAAQKRITA; from the coding sequence atgGCTAGATACGGTGCTACCTCCACTAACCCAGCTAAGACCGCCTCTGCTCGTGGTTCTTACTTGCGTGTTTCTTACAAGAACACCAGAGAAACTGCCCAAGCTATCAGCGGTTGGGAATTGACCAAGGCTCAGCAATACTTGGACCAAGTTTTGGACCACAAGAGAGCCATTCCATTCAGAAGATTCAACTCCTCCATCGGTAGAGCTTCCCAAGGTAAAGAATTTGGTGTCACCAAGGCCAGATGGCCAGCCAAGTCCGTCAAGTTCATCCAAGGTTTGTTGCAGAACGCTGCTGCCAACGCTGAAGCCAAGGGTCTAGACGGCACCAAGCTATTTGTCTCCCACATCCAGGTCAACCAAGCTCCAaagcagagaagaagaacctACAGAGCTCACGGTAGAATCAACAAGTACGAGTCCAGTCCATCCCACATTGAATTGGTTCTAActgaaaaggaggaaacCGTCAAGAAGGCTGccgagaagaagatggtCAGATACACTTCCAGACAGAGAGGTAAGATTGCCGCTCAAAAGCGTATTACCGCTTAA
- the KRE9 gene encoding Kre9p (similar to Saccharomyces cerevisiae KRE9 (YJL174W); ancestral locus Anc_1.164), protein MFAVDAVFVRVVLIVAAFIGVVRADVAIVAPEKGKTFSPQGGTVDISVKWADDGNYPQLDKVTYYTLSLCSGPNSQINCFFPIQKKLAPSALEEENSGGNHYYSFDATFSAGVVGSGQFYLQVFAFVENQGYTIHYSPRFVLTGMSGQVTTFTYSDTIQPAGQTSIQTTTTRTADTSIDSASFSVTYTKQTGTRRFAPMQSKPGTRVTATSWSRKYPTSAVTYYSTFRKSLDQLTTITPGISYLITSDFNYATPAPMPSDNGGWYNPSKRLSLTARKISL, encoded by the coding sequence ATGTTTGCGGTGGATGCAGTGTTTGTGCGGGTGGTTCTGATTGTGGCCGCGTTTATTGGTGTTGTGCGCGCCGATGTGGCGATCGTGGCGCCCGAGAAGGGGAAGACGTTCTCCCCGCAGGGGGGCACGGTGGACATATCAGTGAAGTGGGCCGATGACGGGAACTACCCGCAATTGGACAAAGTGACGTACTACACGCTGTCGCTGTGCTCCGGTCCCAACAGTCAGAtcaactgtttcttccCGATCCAGAAGAAATTGGCCCCCTCGGCGttagaggaggagaacaGCGGTGGGAACCATTACTATTCATTCGACGCGACTTTCTCCGCTGGTGTCGTTGGGTCAGGGCAGTTTTATTTGCAAGTGTTTGCCTTTGTCGAGAACCAGGGGTACACGATCCACTACTCGCCGAGGTTCGTTCTGACGGGGATGTCTGGCCAAGTGACGACTTTCACTTACTCGGATACGATACAACCCGCTGGGCAGACGTCGATCcagacaacaacaacacgCACGGCGGACACCTCCATCGACTCGGCGTCATTTTCCGTGACGTACACGAAACAGACAGGTACGAGGCGGTTCGCACCAATGCAGTCCAAACCGGGGACTCGCGTCACGGCGACCTCTTGGTCGAGGAAGTACCCAACAAGCGCGGTCACGTACTACTCCACGTTCCGCAAGTCCCTCGACCAACTGACCACAATCACCCCAGGTATCTCCTACCTCATCACTTCGGACTTCAACTACGCGACACCGGCACCGATGCCCTCGGACAACGGTGGGTGGTACAATCCATCAAAGAGACTCTCGCTCACAGCAAGGAAAATCAGCTTATAA
- the ATG27 gene encoding Atg27p (similar to Saccharomyces cerevisiae ATG27 (YJL178C); ancestral locus Anc_1.160), translated as MRLNLVSILAVAGVLPFVHSIKCGSHDILKKYQVDQAALFGEVERNTPPSTTKDKWWLRVCEDGDGKDDERFKECDSRDVLCGVTEVTLKDKDPILTHVIDFKDNLAYNVNEDEGRLHLVLDGAKWGEYVVGATVDFTCNNNMKTDEVVSSSWSDDKIQLSLRGPSGCLKKNQDAPPNNGDNSGDGNGGSNDDKRKENAGSGWSWFSWVFIYAILFTLIYLLVTSYMNTRGGNMDDFRAEFTERSKQLVVALPEFCKEVLSKIFGSRSSSQRVGYSAV; from the coding sequence ATGAGATTGAATCTGGTTTCCATATTGGCCGTTGCTGGGGTGCTCCCATTTGTGCACTCGATAAAATGTGGCTCTCACGAtatattgaagaaatacCAGGTTGACCAGGCTGCTCTGTTCGGGGAAGTGGAGAGGAACACGCCGCCAAGCACCACTAAGGACAAGTGGTGGTTGAGAGTGTGTGAGGATGGTGACGGTAAAGACGATGAAAGGTTTAAGGAGTGCGATAGCCGCGATGTCTTATGCGGAGTCACGGAGGTTACTCTGAAAGATAAAGATCCGATCCTCACGCACGTTATCGACTTCAAGGATAACTTGGCGTATAATGTCAATGAGGATGAGGGCAGGTTGCATCTGGTGTTGGATGGAGCGAAATGGGGGGAGTATGTTGTCGGTGCGACAGTTGATTTCACTTGCAACAATAACATGAAGACAGACGAGGTTGTCTCGAGTTCTTGGAGTGATGACAAAATACAGTTGTCACTGAGGGGTCCATCTGGTTgcttgaagaaaaaccagGATGCACCACCCAATAATGGGGACAACAGCGGTGACGGTAATGGCGGCAGTAACGATGATaaaaggaaggaaaatGCGGGCAGTGGGTGGTCTTGGTTTTCTTGGGTGTTCATTTACGCCATCCTGTTCACTTTGATATATTTACTGGTAACATCGTACATGAACACAAGAGGAGGGAACATGGATGATTTCAGGGCCGAGTTCACGGAACGCTCTAAACAGTTGGTCGTGGCACTCCCAGAATTCTGTAAAGAGGTCTTGTCCAAGATATTTGGCTCGAGGTCCTCCTCTCAAAGAGTTGGCTACAGCGCTGTATGA
- the MNN11 gene encoding alpha-1,6-mannosyltransferase (similar to Saccharomyces cerevisiae MNN11 (YJL183W); ancestral locus Anc_1.156), translated as MAFKPKGKSHQPPTWGFGLPPLNNMKKSLGRKRKCVKWSAGLGVVFFVVFIILHGFPGSKRNPETSIVPAHGYYVNEVPASSQLIFPTVEHTPILKDMGIRSLFILRMEVDGSKRYVYKPNDVPLPDEEKKKIMSQETLAKRAFLDHGKLVYRRENELKTVIVSLIDFENEDLDSIIAVVQNRVDYAQKHNYGVYIRWIQEFIPILAEQDLSRSGEFCKLLVMRAAMHAFPNAENFLFVDNKSLIMNLKLSVERDILNPSTLDLTLKRDVSVSTNSPIKTYTNLDLKSVKLIIPQNNRGELDISSFLVKNSVQSKAFLEYVSDPLIRDFDGISISEAISHVLQWHPELLSRTAIVISKLMSSEYDAETLLDENQNSFHYSKGDFVAHFKDCAVKGTCNADITNLYNKLQHNPSS; from the coding sequence ATGGCGTTCAAGCCTAAGGGTAAGTCGCACCAGCCTCCAACTTGGGGGTTTGGCCTTCCGCCTCTGAATAATATGAAAAAATCATTAGGAAGGAAGAGAAAATGTGTCAAGTGGTCTGCCGGTCTCGGTGTTGTcttctttgttgttttcaTTATTTTGCATGGGTTTCCTGGATCGAAAAGAAATCCAGAAACTTCAATTGTTCCAGCACATGGTTACTATGTTAATGAGGTACCCGCATCTAGCCAATTGATATTCCCAACTGTGGAGCATACTCCAATATTGAAGGATATGGGGATCAGGTCTTTATTTATTTTGCGTATGGAGGTCGACGGGTCGAAGAGATACGTTTATAAGCCGAATGATGTTCCACTGCCAGACgaggagaaaaaaaaaattatgAGCCAAGAGACTTTGGCTAAACGTGCATTTTTAGATCATGGTAAATTAGTTTATCGCAGAGAAAACGAACTCAAAACAGTTATTGTAAGCTTGATTGATTTCGAGAACGAGGATCTAGATAGCATTATCGCCGTTGTCCAAAACAGAGTAGACTACGCCCAGAAGCACAACTATGGTGTTTATATTCGCTGGATACAAGAATTTATACCAATTTTAGCGGAACAAGATCTCTCTCGGAGCGGAGAGTTCTGTAAACTACTGGTAATGAGGGCCGCCATGCATGCTTTCCCAAACGCAGAAAACTTCCTATTTGTTGACAACAAATCTTTGATAATGAATCTCAAACTATCTGTCGAAAGGGATATCTTGAATCCCAGTACATTGGATCTTACTTTAAAGAGAGACGTGTCAGTCTCAACAAATTCACCAATCAAAACGTACACCAACTTAGACCTGAAGTCTGTTAAACTGATCATTCCCCAAAATAACAGGGGCGAACTTGACATATCCTCGTTTTTGGTCAAGAACAGCGTGCAAAGTAAGGCGTTCTTGGAGTACGTTTCAGATCCGCTAATTAGGGATTTTGACGGCATCAGTATATCAGAGGCTATAAGCCATGTGCTACAATGGCACCCCGAATTGCTCTCTCGAACAGCCATCGTGATCTCAAAACTAATGTCAAGCGAATACGATGCAGAGACGCTGCTTGATGAGAACCAGAACTCGTTCCACTACTCAAAGGGTGACTTCGTTGCCCATTTCAAAGACTGTGCAGTAAAGGGAACGTGCAATGCCGACATCACAAACCTGTACAATAAACTCCAACATAATCCCTCTTCATAA
- the ATP12 gene encoding ATP synthase complex assembly protein ATP12 (similar to Saccharomyces cerevisiae ATP12 (YJL180C); ancestral locus Anc_1.158): MNSGVSTLCRNVGRFGGARYRLLAKRHLGNFETPRFIRSYAVPPTSPNNTSPLGADNTVENNLQTETNRLDKTGTKFWKDVSLNESIEPGKTHIQLDSKSIRTPMGNSLAVSKSNQFLACLLRKEWANLPDLSVKPYSLPLTSLVSRCIDLEVSNAVNAAPDLVVKIGGDRHTINKDLLRYLDTDTLLVFSPRDEFEGALREEQDTLYLPIIKAVEQFLTDNFSKKTVHLKILDADVHGIASNMQSADCVESATKYLNSLSPWNLALFEKTVLTTKSFICGILLIENKTNPVHQKNLTYSLDEIERAATLEIIYQTDRWGEVEDTHDVNKHDIKRNLAAVAVAAYKKTNP, from the coding sequence ATGAACTCGGGAGTTAGCACGCTGTGCAGGAATGTGGGGAGATTCGGTGGAGCGCGCTATAGACTATTGGCAAAGCGGCATCTCGGGAATTTCGAAACACCACGGTTTATAAGATCATATGCTGTACCACCAACGTCACCAAACAATACTAGCCCGCTTGGTGCTGATAACACCGTGGAGAATAACCTTCAAACGGAGACCAATAGACTGGATAAGACGGGTACGAAATTCTGGAAAGATGTGTCATTGAATGAGAGTATAGAACCTGGGAAGACGCACATACAATTAGACTCTAAATCAATAAGGACCCCCATGGGTAATTCACTAGCTGTCTCGAAGAGTAACCAATTTTTAGCATGTTTGCTCAGGAAAGAATGGGCGAACTTACCAGACCTGTCTGTCAAACCGTACTCATTGCCCCTAACTTCGTTGGTATCCCGTTGCATTGACTTGGAAGTTTCGAACGCAGTAAACGCAGCTCCTGATTTGGTAGTGAAAATTGGTGGTGATAGACATACAATAAATAAGGATCTACTGAGGTATTTGGATACAGACACCTTATTAGTTTTCTCTCCCAGGGACGAATTCGAAGGTGCCCTGAGAGAAGAACAGGATACATTATACTTGCCAATTATCAAAGcagttgaacagtttctgaCTGATaatttctccaagaaaacaGTACATTTGAAAATACTCGACGCCGATGTTCATGGTATAGCGAGTAACATGCAATCTGCAGATTGCGTTGAGTCTGCTACCAAGTACCTGAACTCTTTGTCACCATGGAATCTAGcactctttgaaaaaaccGTTTTAACGACGAAATCTTTTATATGTGGGATCCTGTTGATTGAAAATAAAACCAATCCCGTGCATCAAAAAAACTTAACCTATTCGTTAGACGAGATTGAAAGAGCCGCCACATTAGAAATTATTTATCAAACTGACAGGTGGGGAGAGGTGGAGGACACACACGACGTAAATAAGCACGACATTAAAAGGAATCTTGCCGCAGTTGCGGTTGCAGCGTATAAAAAAACGAATCCTTAA
- the GON7 gene encoding chromatin DNA-binding EKC/KEOPS complex subunit GON7 (similar to Saccharomyces cerevisiae GON7 (YJL184W); ancestral locus Anc_1.154), translating into MDRPYAVYESPDIPSKKFTVVPGNPRYETTDGVTTRPSDHVLNAGQIDRDKPSEPKREADGSEQFTKLSQLRMNLTGLQDDINEFLTEQMDVAKAKKAKLDSLEQDARIEEEINGLLDGKDDD; encoded by the coding sequence ATGGATAGACCGTACGCCGTATATGAATCTCCAGACATTCCCTCAAAAAAATTCACTGTAGTTCCAGGAAACCCGCGTTATGAGACAACTGATGGTGTAACGACAAGGCCGAGCGACCACGTATTAAATGCCGGGCAAATAGATAGGGACAAACCCTCTGAGCCGAAACGGGAAGCTGACGGATCCGAGCAATTCACTAAATTAAGCCAATTGAGAATGAATTTAACGGGCCTGCAGGACGATATTAACGAATTCCTCACGGAACAAATGGACGTAGCCAAGGCCAAGAAGGCCAAGTTGGACTCTTTGGAGCAAGATGCCCGGATCGAAGAGGAAATCAACGGTCTGCTAGATGGTAAGGACGACGATTGA
- the RFA3 gene encoding Rfa3p (similar to Saccharomyces cerevisiae RFA3 (YJL173C); ancestral locus Anc_1.165), translated as MNDATPRVDPSELSHNSASVFRLVARVTAQPTETSLVLSAPTHSGRDAGPVTLDGVRTTAGAGPFVVDKWYEFVCRASDAGDVGFLVLDAVECVLHEGESVSVDAVVALQGLSKQFPEIY; from the coding sequence ATGAACGACGCTACTCCGAGGGTGGACCCATCCGAACTGAGTCACAACAGTGCGTCCGTGTTCCGGCTCGTTGCACGCGTCACTGCGCAACCCACCGAGACCTCGCTCGTGTTGTCCGCACCGACTCACAGTGGCCGTGACGCTGGGCCCGTGACGCTCGATGGCGTGCGGACGACCGCTGGTGCTGGACCCTTCGTCGTGGACAAGTGGTACGAGTTTGTGTGTCGTGCCTCCGATGCTGGGGACGTTGGGTTTCTCGTGCTGGATGCCGTGGAGTGTGTGTTGCACGAGGGGGAGAGTGTCAGTGTCGACGCGGTGGTCGCGTTGCAGGGTCTTTCGAAGCAGTTCCCAGAGATATACTAA
- the CPS1 gene encoding Gly-Xaa carboxypeptidase (similar to Saccharomyces cerevisiae CPS1 (YJL172W); ancestral locus Anc_1.166): MKGEHALGVSFWQRNKKVLMPLVALMSVGTLFTLQSACCGRSDEVPPLQQQQQELCPPTAALRPSFNGSVAEILHDAHYKEQSIERLSRAVRIPTEVQDVNPAPEDDPDFYAQFYKFHEFLQTQFPLVHKQLRREVVNRVGLLYTWEGTETDLKPVVLMSHQDVVPVNRETWDDWEYPPFSGHYDEETDLLWGRGSNDCKNLLIAEFEAIEKLLEDGFTPRRTLLLSLGFDEESSGKWGAGFLGPYIHDRYGDDSALIIIDEGEGIVKVDENLYVATPINGEKGYVDVTVDVVGHGGHSSIPPDHTTIGVASQLIALMEDNPWDYDFQLDNPLYGMLSCSAEHSSTLAPHVRDAIVNASWDERKRRELTDYVASQKTLRDLIRTTQAIDIIHGGIKANALPESTTFLVNHRVDLHSSVAETVERDLDLVKIIADKYGYGVKFMDNFLVDETELGYIELSFSKGLEPAPKSPNSGEVWDTLAGTIQDVFENAFNKDTGAKKELYVTTGLFSGNTDTKHYWNITKNIYRFTGSIAEGSVLKGVHSVNEYIPMSAHLPAIAFLYEFIINVNEYL, encoded by the coding sequence ATGAAGGGGGAACACGCGCTAGGTGTGTCGTTTTGGCAGAGAAACAAGAAGGTGCTGATGCCGCTAGTGGCATTGATGTCCGTCGGGACATTGTTCACGCTGCAGTCTGCCTGCTGCGGTCGTAGCGATGAGGTGCCACCGctgcagcaacagcaacaggagTTGTGTCCACCGACAGCGGCACTGCGTCCTTCGTTCAACGGGTCCGTCGCGGAGATTCTGCACGACGCCCACTACAAGGAACAATCCATCGAGAGGCTGTCCCGCGCCGTTCGTATCCCAACAGAGGTGCAGGACGTGAACCCGGCACCAGAGGACGACCCGGACTTCTACGCACAGTTCTACAAGTTCCACGAGTTTCTGCAGACTCAATTCCCGCTCGTGCACAAGCAACTCCGCAGAGAGGTCGTAAACAGAGTTGGCCTGCTCTACACTTGGGAGGGGACGGAAACCGATTTGAAACCTGTGGTGCTCATGTCACACCAGGACGTCGTCCCTGTGAACAGAGAGACATGGGACGACTGGGAGTACCCTCCCTTCAGTGGCCACTACGACGAGGAGACCGATTTGCTTTGGGGGAGAGGTAGCAACGACTGTAAGAACCTGCTGATCGCAGAATTCGAGGCCATTGAGAAATTGCTAGAGGATGGGTTCACCCCAAGGAGAACTTTGTTGCTCTCTTTGGGGTTCGACGAGGAATCGAGCGGGAAATGGGGGGCAGGCTTTTTGGGCCCTTACATCCACGACAGGTACGGTGACGACAGCGCGCTGATCATTATCGATGAAGGTGAAGGTATCGTCAAAGTCGACGAAAACTTGTACGTCGCGACTCCGATCAATGGAGAGAAAGGGTACGTTGATGTCACCGTGGACGTAGTCGGACACGGCGGCCACTCATCGATCCCACCGGACCACACGACCATCGGGGTCGCCTCGCAACTGATCGCACTCATGGAGGATAACCCTTGGGACTACGATTTCCAACTTGACAACCCGCTCTACGGCATGCTTTCGTGCTCTGCGGAACACTCCTCCACACTGGCACCGCACGTCAGAGACGCCATCGTCAACGCCAGTTGGGACGAACGCAAGAGACGCGAATTGACCGACTACGTCGCCTCGCAGAAGACGCTCCGCGACCTCATCAGAACGACCCAGGCGATCGATATCATCCACGGTGGAATCAAGGCGAATGCGTTGCCCGAATCAACCACTTTCCTCGTCAACCACAGGGTCGATTTGCACTCCTCCGTCGCAGAGACCGTCGAGCGCGACCTGGATCTCGTGAAGATCATCGCGGACAAGTACGGGTACGGTGTCAAGTTCATGGACAATTTCCTAGTGGACGAAACGGAACTAGGGTACATCGAGTTGTCCTTCAGCAAAGGGCTCGAGCCGGCTCCCAAATCGCCCAACTCAGGTGAGGTGTGGGATACCCTTGCGGGGACCATCCAAGACGTCTTTGAAAACGCCTTCAACAAGGACACGGGCGCGAAGAAGGAATTGTACGTCACCACGGGCCTGTTCTCGGGGAACACTGACACGAAACACTACTGGAACATCACCAAGAATATTTACAGGTTCACAGGGTCAATCGCAGAGGGCAGCGTTTTGAAGGGCGTCCACTCCGTGAATGAGTACATCCCCATGTCCGCTCACTTGCCTGCCATCGCCTTCCTATACGAGTTCATTATCAACGTCAATGAATACCTGTGA